The DNA region GAGACAGCTTATCAAACAGTTCAATGTTTTTCAACATATTGTCGTCAGAATTGCTGTGAAAGAAGAGGTGATAAAGCGACTGATTACCAGGCGTGTGAAGGGCCACCACTGGCGGGGCAGTGTCTCCACATGCAGGCCCCTTATCTCCACCATCCCTTACCAATATCACAAGAAGCCCAAGAAGGTGGCAGTATAGCCCCTACTGCCCAAAGGAAAGCAAGGGTCAGAGAAATAAGGGAAGTGCCCAAGGTCAAAAActaataaatggcagagctgggtttCAAAAAGATAGCTCTGGTCCCCAAGTCTGTGCTAGAGTGGCTGCCCTGCTGTGCCCAGCAGGGATGAAATGCTGAAAACACAGGGCCTGCGGGCAGAGCCAGCAGGTGGGGGACACAGAGGCACGCTCCATGGAGCCCCATGAGAGGCCGAGCGACCTGCCCAAGGGAGACTGTTTATCCTGGGTCCATTTACTGGTCTCGACTGACTTCATCAACCCTATATCCTTTAAGCTCTTGATTTGGAGCCACATGTTCCCAAGAGGCAAATGGTATTCTAGAATCCCATACATACTGCCAGTGGGAACATCAAGTGGTATAGTATTCACTGTGGAGAACAGACGGCAGGTCCTCAAATGATTAAACCTGGAGTCCctgcatgatccagcaattccactcctaggtatctacccaggagaaatggaaatatgtgtgtgtacacacacgtcCACACCAGCATTATTCCTAATggccaaaagtggaaacaaccctaACTGCCCAACCATAACTggtggatggataaacaatgtgGTCTGTCTGGAAtggtggaatactattcagccataaaaaggaatgaagtactgattcatgctacaacatggatgaaccttgaaaacattatgctgagtgaaagaagccagtcacaaaaaacaACGTATTGCATGATTCTCTCTATATGAAATGTCCAGTGTAGGCAGGTCCATAGAAtcagaaaacacagcagtggttgcctagggctgggggAGATAGGAGGGTGGAGCAATATGGGGAGTGACCGATAACGGGTCCAGGTTTCCTTCTGGGATGATGATAATGGCTTAAAATGAAGTGAGTGGTGATGGGTGCACAACTCTGGGACTATAGTAAGAAGCACTgaactgtgtatttttaaaagggtGGATTTTACAGTATGTGTGAATTAGATTTCCTGTCTATCTATCCAGCAGGCACTCTAGAGGTGCAGAAAGGCCACCCTCGACCGAAGGGAACgtgggggcagggagctgggCCTGGCAGCCAAGAGTACAGAGGTTGTTTCTGGCCAACACCTTACCTGGTGTACGAGTATTTGTTGTTACTTCTGTTGTAGAGCAACTTCACAGCTGGCTGTGGgttgttttaggaaaaaaaaaaacagaaagcagagagTTACTCGGAGCACAGGTGCAGAGAACCACTGGCTTCCCTCGCAGCTGGGGCCCTGCCATCAGCCTGAAGAGGCAGTAAGCGCAGcctgctgggtggggaggggctgagagGGAGACGGCACGACCCAACACCAGGGGCAACACAAGGCGAGCGACCGGCTCCCACTCTTGACCCCTTCTCAGACCTTGTGCAGGCAATTTTACACATATTTCACAACTTATTCAGAAGAATCTCCACCACTTTCAGTAGCTAAAGAAATGTCACAAGGGTGCCTCCAACATACCTTATTTGACGTTGCTATAAGTTTCTGTTCTTCCTTGGATGACGTGATGACGGGAACTTTGCAGAATGGCTCGTAAGTATCTTTGTTCTGCTGGAACAAAACATACTTTCAGCCTGGGAGGCCTGCCCAGCACTGGACTGTTTAAGCTGGCCTGCCGGGCAAAGACAGGCTCTAGCGAGAGGAGATGGGGCAGCCACCGCTGCGAAGAAAGGAGGACGATCTTTTATAAGCTGGGCGACGATCAAGAGTGGAGTTCTCCAATGAACCTGCTCTTTGGCCAGGAGTCTTACATGCCAGGGTGCTCCATAAATACTAACAATGATGACACTTTTTCATAGCCCagtcaaagtgaaaagaaagtgaagctgctcagtcgtgtctgaccctttgcaaccccatggactatagcctaccaggatcctccgtccatgggattttccaggcaatagtactggagtgggttgccatttccttctccaggggatcttcccaacccaaggatcgaacatgggtctcctgcattgtaggcagatgctttagtgtctgtgccaccagggaagtcctctcataGTCTAGGAAGCCACTCAAAAATAAACCCTAAACAAGGCAGATGAAATATGATTGCATCAAAGCTCCTACAAACTCCACTGCAATGACTGCAGAGGAATGAAAAGGTATAGCccataaggagaaaaggaatacgAGAAGTACAGTCAGCAGGCAAGAGATGTCACGAACTCGAGGCTGGAAAGCAGGTCTCAGATGAATGACAACCAAGCAGAAGGAGAAAGCTGAAACCTAAGCCAGCTGACAGGAAAGAGTCTGGGAGATTTTCCCAGAACAGCTCTGAAGGCTGGTAGGCTGAGAACAAGAGCTGAGGACCGCCTGCTTGTTGGCAGAAGCACTGGTGAGACCCCAGATGGATGCCCTACCCCAGCCTGGCAGGAGAAAAGTCCACTTTCCTGGAGAAGTTTGAACAGGAGAGGACAGGGCTGACTTGCTACTCTGAAAAGAGGGGATTCAGTGAAGGATCCATGCACTCAATGGCGAGCCCTAACCCTTCTGCTCAGATCCCAAAAGGCAGCCAGTCAGGGTCATACCAATCAGGCTAGACAGGGGAGGACTCCTCTACTGGAACCACCTGTCCAGAAAAAGCGTTTATAGATTCTGACATTGAGTTCCCACTGAAGTCAGCCTTATCATTTGCCACTGAAGCCCATGGAACAACAAAGATCAATACCTACAGTTTTTTTCAgagcttaaaattcaacagacCAAAGACCATCAGATTAGATTCAGAAAGCCTCTGAAATATGAGACTGAAACCAAGACAGAGAAAGTAAGAGGAGCCGCCACATGATGAAGGGAGCAGAAAGGACACTTCCAATAGTAAGATCGGACCAGCAAGAGCTAGTATCACACCCTATGACACAAGACTGGAGTGCCACGCGGAGAACAAGAAAAGGCTCTTGGAGTCAGAAATATGAGAGCAGGAATGAAAAACTCAACAGAAGCCTCGAAAAGatacaactggaaaaaaaaaaaaaaaactgtctgagaaaacagaacaataaaaatgacagaaactAGGAGGCCAGTCCCCTGAGGTTTAATCTCAGACTAACAGAAACCACAAAAAGGAACCAGAGGGCGTCTCTAAGACAAAGGCCAAACGGATTCCCTGATGTGTCTGAGCATACCAAAAAGGAGATGAGGTTTCTGAGAACTTGGGGCTATATTCGGGTTGTGTACTTAGAAAACCAAGCAGACAAAAAACAATGAAGCAGTCACTAATTCTGGCAAACTGAAAAGTtacaagagaaaggaaataatcactGTATACTCCATGGCTCAACTGTCAACAATATTTATATGACTTACTATGAGCTCTGAGTACTGGTTTAATCAAAACTTTGAGAAATGATATTAAGAGAAGGAATATATGCATGCAGGTTTGGTAGTGGTTTGGGGTGGTGCATGAGctaacttttcactttctataGTCAGTGGATaatgccaaaaaaatgaaaatcaataaatAGCAATGTAagaaatatgaggaaaaaaagccaaaaaaatgaaaatcaataaatAGCAATGtaagaaatatgagaaaaaaacaacTGCTGTAAGAATTAAAAGAGGCTGCtttaggggtgggggggggtggatAGAGGGCATGGTGGTAGTGTTTCAGACACCAACCTTGCCTACAGTATTAACCTGACTTTGTAAATGCTTTACATTCATTACTTTATAAACacgaaatgaaaacaacaaagtaaaGGCTTCAACATTCCATTAGATGTACAGTGAGTTCACAGACTCTCTCGGGAGAGGCGGTATGTGCAAGTTAACAGTTCCTCAGGCAGACAGGCCTGACGGGGACTGCCCCTGTGGGCAGCCACATGGACAGGCGGCCGGGAGAGGCGCAAACGTGAGCCTCACGAATTCAGATCTAATGCCTCTGACAACCTACAGGGACTCTTCTGATTCTCTGCCACGTCTTCACAGCTGCTGGCCCCATCAAGAGGCACTCTAGTTTTGCATGGATTTTACTCTCCCTAGACTTGACCCCAGTGGTCTTCCCCCAGCTGAGGAGTGGAAGGTGTTTGTCTGCAGATTATGGTGTGCTCTCAACTATGACTCATGGGTAAGTCCCCAGAAGGGTCCAGAAAACGGATCAAGTTGTATTCCCGATAGCTGGGTACTGAAGGGTTGCAACGTACACAGGAGAGGACCCGAATCCCTGGGGGCTGAAACACACCGGAGAGCAGTCAGGTGGCCTGGGCACCCCAGAGAAGCCTCTCAGGGGTCACGCTGGCCAGAGGGGAGCAGCCTCGAGGTCAAATCATTAACTTGCACAGCACctcagtgagggagggaggggggacaCCTACTTGCAGGGCGGCCTGGCACTCTTCCACCAGGCCCTGGACCAGGTAGTACTTGGCTTCTGCCAGCAGCTCCTCGATCTCCCGACGGCTCTCGGGCAACGGGACCGCCCCATCGCGAAGGTAGTTGAGTATCGTACCGAAGTGCTTGCCACACCGGTCAATGAGGATCCAGCCTGCGGTGGGAGGAGGCGGGAGAGAGGGGTTCGTCACCTGGGCATGCCTTTCCTGGAAGACCCTGAGGGGAATGGGGTGGCTCTTGGTTCCGTCCACCTCCTGGGGAAAGCAGGACCACGAAGAGGGCAGCGGCCTGACCCGCCCAGCTCCCAGCAAAGGGCTGACGGAGGCCCTGCCTGGCAGCACCGCCACGGCCTACGGCCCTGCTGGCCGCAGGCACCGCACCCAGACTCGTTGGTCTTGGGCTCTTCCAGGAGCAGGGCCCCTGTGTCCCAAAAGCGTGTTTCTAAGCTGCCTCAAAAATCCCTTTGTGAAATGCATCCCAAGAGGGCCTAATGCCCCACATCTGGGTAAAAATGGGGTCCCAACAACCACAGCCCATGGACGGTAGAAAGGCTTCTGGGCTGAAAACGTCCACTCTCTCtttttcaacaatatttttttcagaCTCCCACACAGCGGAGCCATTTCTAAGGAAGCAGAAGACTCACTGCCCACAAGCTGTGACATCTGGCTCCCAAGGGTGCCCCCCAGGCACTCACCAGCACCACCAGAAGAAAATTCCATCTGTGACCCCACACAAGGCATTTAGGGATCCGAGATATGGTGGTGACCAGACAGACCCTGCCCTTGAGTGGTTCAGCCTGACCCGGGGAGATGGCGCTGACATTTACGAGACATGGAAACGGCTCCCAGCTGCTGACCAGAAGCAGGCATGGTGCAAAACTGTGCCTTGGGGGTGAGGGCAGGACAAGGCAAGCCCTCCCGCTTATCAGCACCCTCTCCAACCTCCAATCCTGCACTGGCCTGCGGTGCCCGCTTCTCCTCCACTAAAAGCCATGCTTCTCAGGATTCCTCGGCTGAAATGTACATGCTACTGGGAGGGGGAAAGCGGACAAGGGCCTAAGGGAAGTAAGACCAAGCATGTATCGAGAAAAAATGTGAAGCCAGACAAACGGAGGGGTCCGGGCCTTCCCAACCCGTGGGATCACcccaggaagggggacccccCGTCTCCCGCTGCATGCTGCAGGAGAGAAAACGCCAGCGCCCAGGGCAGTCAGGAGGTTTACACAGCAATCAGTCACACTGCCTCTGCTTGCTCTCAGTCTGGGAAAAGCGCCAGGTTTCCACTCCTAAGACCACTATGTCCTCCCCGAGTCCTCCTCAGCCCCAGGCCCTGGATCAGCAAAGGTCAATGAAGGCGACTTTCCACATCCGGAGCGGCAAGTCAGCCCACCTGCCCCAAACCCAGCACCACCAAGGGTGCACGGGTGCTCTAGGGCACGAGTTGGCGGTGCCTACCACCATCACCAGGAATGCTGACAAGGCTATTTCCACGCTCCCCAAGCAACTACTCCTCAGCCCACGGTTCCCGGGCCTTTGGTTACAGATTGGTCTCGTTCTCCAGAGCCTTCCACAGGCTCTGGTTTCCTGAGCACAGTGAGAAGTTTATCCTCAGTCTCAGCAAATGCAAAGCAAAGGTGGGGCCCTGGATCCAAGGAAGGATGAGGCCTTCACGCGGTGGTGAGTCCCGTCACCTTGATGGTGCCCGCTGATGCTACTGCTCCTTTCTCCAGCGGAGACAACACAGAACAGGCTCAGGGTCTGTCCTGCAGCTCAGATCCTTGAGCATACAGCAACACTGAGTGTGTGTGGGCGGGGCCAAGAAGAGCACAGGCCCCGCCCCCCAACAGGAGCTCCTCCCACTCCAGCCTAGAGTGGCCAGGTGGGAATGAAGCCCAGGGCTGAGAGCCCCGATACTCCAGAAGCCAAAAATGCAGATTTCCCTGTGAAATCTCCTGATTTTTCAGTAAactgaagagctgattcactggaaaagatcctgatgctgggaaagactgagggcaagagcagaagggggcagcagagaatgagacaaTTGGAtaacatcagtgactcaatggacgtgagttacagcaaactgtgggagatactgaaggacaaggAACCTGGTTTGCTGCaatccctggggtctcaaagagttgggacatgacttagtgactgaacaacaaaactagCTGTAAGCCTGTTATTAACCCACCACAGGGCAGCCAAAACAGGGCCTGCAGGCCACCAGCTTGCGACCTGTGTCACTGTGGATCAACTGCCCGCCTTCCAATGAGCTGACACAGTATGCTAGGACCGCATTACCGTCCCACCAGTTCTTGATGAGAAATGCTCGCTCTCCTACATTTCCCACAGATAAAacgagaggctcagagaggttccgGGACATCTGCTAGGGAGGCAGCACTAAACCACAGAGAACAAGCGAGAAACTCGCAGGAAGCCTCCTTTCATTGTCTAGAACTGAGGGGCCACGCAGAACCTTGGGCTTTgggagaaatggcaaccacttccACTCAGCTGCCCTGGGAAGAAAACGTCCTCCCCTGCCTTCACTGTGTGGACGACTCGGCTGCTAAGAGCGAGGGCCCCTGAAATCAATTACCCGAGTGACACTCCAGAGTCTCCATAAACCAACAGGCGGACCGACCGTGACACTGGGCTCTGGCTCAAGAATGCCGCTAGGAAATGCTTGTGGCGAAGGAATCATACTTTGGACAaataagggcaaaaaaaaaaaggagagccAGGCGCGCTCTCCATGAGGTTTCAATTAGCGTTTttgacttcaaaaatatttttgctgcTTTCAGAGCAGGAATTGATCCCTTTGAAACGGTCAGCTCCGGTCCCTAGCATGTAGACAAGCTAAGAGAGGCCAAGCCAGGTCAGCATGACCTGCAGTCCCCCAGCCCCTTGGGCAGGGCTGGAAAGACAGGTGAGGGGTGCAGACCCGGAGACTCTCGGATGGACGGGCTGAGAGACGCGCCCAGCGTGGGCTTCTGCTGGAAACCCAGCTCTGCGCTTCTCTGCTGGATGACGTTGGCACTGCACTTAAGCTCTCGGTCCGGCAGTTTCCAGTTCTAAAAACGGGGCCTCCCTGCGCCGGCACAGAGGCGAGAGAACTTACAGGAGGCTCAGAGCACAAAGCCGGGTCTACTGGCAGCACTCAAATCAGGTCTCTGACGGTGAGCCCTGAATACAGGTCCTCGGGACTGGGGACGGTGGTCTGCGTGGCTTCCAGGGAACCTGGAAGGAGGCTCCGCATGGGGTTGGGGGCAGCAGACCACatacttcctctctccttccctcccccacctcctccaggaagctttcacCGACCCCTCCTTTGCCACACTAAGGTAGGTCTTTAGGATCGCAAACGTGCCTAGGTACTTGAGTCCCTGTTCCAAACTCAGACTCTTGGAAGCGGCCTACTTCCTGAATCGCGATCTCCAGGGCAGGGTTTCTCTGCCTCAGCACTCCTGAcactttgggtttttttggccacattgggCCTtcgctgcagcacacaggctttctctctagttgtggcttgtgggcttctCCTATTGCAGCGTGGgttagctgccccgtggcatgtggggccTTAGTTCCCTGCTGGGGAGGTTGAACCCCTGTGCCCAGCCCTGAAGGCGGACTTTTAACCcccggaccaccaaggaagtcctactGACACTGTGCTGTGCTCACTCACATCTGGGTCCGACCTGGCGCAACCCTGTGGCccgcagccttccaggctcctctgcccatgggattctccaggcaagaaaactagaatgggttgccatgccctcctccaggggatcttcccaacccacatgATATACAACTCACTCAGACAGGCAGAAGGGCATGGAGTGCAAGAGAGTCTGCCACCCACCCAGGACCCCGGGTCCCCTCCCCCAAAGCCACCAGATTCTCAGGTATCCTGTGGCGATTTCTACCAACAAAATGCAGAGTCTGGGACCCTCAGGACCCATGTTCCTTAACCAGCAAGCCGTCCTGCTGGCTATGCCCACCTGTTTGTGGCACACTTCATTGTCACCGACAGCATTCCCACTTGAAGGCCAGGATGAAGCTGTGAGATGCAGAAAGTCTACCCTGTTTTGCAGATTTGACGGGGTGTTCAGGCCATGGGTGGGGCTGTGCAGTGCCTCCCCAGGGGCTAACAGGATTGCTCTGCCAGCACAGCGCTGACTGGAGGACCAGACACCCAGCCTGACGTCGCAGGCCTGAAAGGGCTTCAGTTCTAAGCCAGTGGTTGGGCCACAAGGCTGCCACACTCGGGCGCCCTGGCCTGAGGGCTGAGCCCACACCAAACCACACAAAGCAGATAGTAAGAGCTAGCCAGTTCTGCCTTCAGTAGCTTTCTCGCTTCCAGCTCTGTAGCTTTTGAAAAAGCCTTTCACCTCtctgagatgtgtgtgtgtgtcagctgctcagtcgtgtccgactctttgcagccccaaggactgtgcccaccaggttcctctgtccatgggatttctccaggcaagaacactggagtgggttgccatgcctttctccaagagatcttcccgacccagggatcaaacccagattccCCACacggcagacagattctttaccatctgagccatcagggaatggATTTCTCACTAGTCAGTAACAGCAGCAGCCACCCCTCAAAGGGTTAGGGTGAGACTTTAATGTAACAAAGCCCCAAAAAGGCCATACTGTGAGCTTTTCCTAATGGCTCGAAGGGGGCTGGCGCTCCGGTGAAGTGAAAACAGCTGTGGTTTGGCATATCCAAGCACACACTCCTTCCCTGGGGACACTTGACTTTCCAGGAAGCCCCAGGCAAGCACACAGTCTGGCCGCTGTTGAGAAGCCCACGCAGGCCCGCTGCTTCCACTCCCGGGAGTCTCCCAGCTGGGGGCAGGAAAGCCCACAGACTGCGTCTCCTGTGTGACATGAAAAGTGAGGGCCCTTCAGGGAGACGAGGCTCCCACTTGGCTTCTGAAGCGACTCGGGCACTTTTCCTGAGCCCCGCCAGGGACTGGGCAGGGCGGAAGTAAAGCCACAAGGATCCTGGCCTCTCAGATAAGGTCTGTTTCCTTCAGCAGCTGGGGCACTATTGTCTTGATTTCCACAAACACTCCCGCGATGCTGGGTGTGGCCCAGCAGAGGGGACCCTCCCACTTCTAAGAAGCTCTGTGTTTTCTGGGTGCGGCTCTGGCCTCACTCGCCTGCTGCTGGGCCAGAAACCCAAGGTCACCGGGAGCCCGGGGAAGCGGGACTTTGGGGCCCGCAGACTGGCTTCTCCAGGACACAGGGAGACGCGCCCATGGCAGACAGCTCAAGGATGTGCTCTCTTAGGATCTGAGAACATACTGTGCACACCGGGCCCACGGCCCCCAATCCCATCCCCAGGGTCAAAACTTGCCCCTCTCCCAGGCACTACCATCCCGACAGAGAGAGGGGCATCAGCACAGAGGCCAGCCTCAGAAACAGGGAAGGTAAGGTCAAGGCAGGCTGTGGCCTGGTCTCAAGCAAGCTCAGGCCAAGCAACGAAAGATGGGGCCATCTTTCAACCATGCCACCTTCCCCCGTAAAACCGGTCAGAGAAGGATGCTCCCTCTTGCAGGGTTCTGAGCATTCCCAGTGGGTGGGAAGTAGGACCACTGTATGCAATTCTTCACCTTGTATTAACAGGACTTTCCAcgattaacaaaaaaaaaaaaaaacacacactgaATGCACATATACTGAACACTTCCTATGGACCAACAGCCCCAGGGAGTGGGTGTCACTGTGCCCACttaacagatggggaaacgaGATGTCAACAGATTAAACAACTTGAGGAGGGTCACCAGACGTGAGAATGGGAAACTGCGACCCCAATTCAGGTTTGTGAGTCCTTGACAGGTCCCATCCTAGAAGGACAAGGGTCCCGAGCAGACGCTCCTGCCTCGGTCACACCTGAGTCTCACTCTGAGATCACAGGATCATCATGGACAGAATGGGAAGGAAGCCAACCAGGGGAGCCAGTCCAGTGTCCGCTGCACAGAGCTGAGGCCTGGGGGCAGGTGAGTGACATTCTCAAAGTCACAGCAAGCCAACAGCCAAGTGGAGACTATGACCCCACCGACATCCCACCCAACCCCCCACCCAGGGCCAACTCAGTCATCTTCAGGTCTGAGCTTAGgtgtcacctcctcagggaagccctccttgaccACACCCCAAATAGATGTGGTCTCCATTACTCACACTCAAGGCTCCCTCCATGTCTGGTAATACTGAGCACAACAGGAAACCCGAGGTGGGTTTGTGTTGCTTTTCTGAACTGGAAGGACGCCCTCGACCAGAAGCACAGCCCCGGCCCGGAACGCTGGGCTTACCTTCACTGTCCGTGAGCACCTCCATGCGCCCGCTGAACATGGCCTTCAGCATGGTGTCCTGCTTGGTCAGCGTCTGCATGGTGGTGTAGTACAGGGCTCCGCCCACGTTCAGCTTCACGTACTTGGAGCTGGGGCTCGTGCCCTTGAAGGAAGTGGTGCGGGTGGCAGCCGCTGGCACCGCTGAGCTCACCACACTTTCTCCTGACATCTCTTCCTGCCCGGGACAAGACGCAGGGTCAGCAGGGTCAGGGCACCAGGCCAGATTTCCTTTCCTCAACCAGTGGGCTGTGGCTGGGCTCCAGATGAGTCCTACTTCGTCCCAGTGTGTCCTGAGCTGAGAATAGTTCACTCCCAGTCTTGACGGCTCAGGAAGAGTTCAGAGGAAAACCTGGATTTCTGCCTTCTCTTAAAATCAGAggccaggccttccctggtggttcaggggtaaagaatctgcctgccaacgcaggagacgcaggtttgatccctgggccaggaggatcccacttgccatggagcaactaagcctgggagcGGCAATGACTGAGcccgcacacctagagcctgtgctctgcaacactGAAGTCACCGCCGTGGCTTACACCACAACCAGAGTaggccctgcttgccacaactagagaaaagcccagacGGCAACAGAGACCTGGCGTaacgaaaacaaaaacaatcaagAGACCAGCTACACCAGCAGGGGAACGCGAGGTGTGAGCTGGGGTGCCGGCTGCCCCCCGGGCAGGCGTATGCAGCCCCCAACCGGCCCCAAACTCCACAGACAGCTGGGATCACACAGTGGCTTCACCTGCTGACCCTGCAGATTTGAGCTTACCACTGAGTCCCGCATCACAAGGAGCTCCTCTGTGCCTACTGCTGATATAACTAAATGGACACCCTGGCTATATCCTAAAGCGGCCAAAAGCACTACCTGGCTCTCTGTCCCCTTATTGCCACTCACCACGCAACAGCTGAAAGTGACACCTTTCAGCTCAATTACCCATGAAACAAGCTTTTAAGAAACCGAGTGTGATCTCAACTACCATTCCCCCTCCAGGGAAAAAGTGTTTCCAAGGACTCAATGAAAGACATAAAGATGCGGGGAAGCCAGTTACTGCAAAATTAGAGGCTTCCTGCACTAGCGTCACCCCAGAGAGCAAGATCCACCGAGTCTCTCTAAGAGCCCTGCTGGCAACTGTGTACATCTCAAGTCGTGGAAACGGATGCCGCATCTGATCTAAGCAGACGGATGAAAGGAGACTGGAACCTGGTACGCATGTACTCCaaactatttataaaatttaactgTATTTGTATTGAATTACAGtagatttacaatgctgtgcccGCCTCTGCGGCACGGCGCTGACTCGGTCACGCACAGACCTTCTCTAACACTCTTTTCATGACGGCTCCCTGTGCTCTAGTCAGAACATGCTGCTCATCCAGCCTCTATATGACAGTCAAgcgggccttatgaagcatcactacgaacagagctcatggaggtgatggaattccagttgagctatttcaaatcctaaaagaagatattgtgaaagtgctgcactcaatatgccagcaaatttagagaAGTCAGCAggggccatgggactggaaaaggccagttttcgttc from Cervus canadensis isolate Bull #8, Minnesota chromosome 1, ASM1932006v1, whole genome shotgun sequence includes:
- the KCTD10 gene encoding BTB/POZ domain-containing adapter for CUL3-mediated RhoA degradation protein 3 isoform X2, producing the protein MEEMSGESVVSSAVPAAATRTTSFKGTSPSSKYVKLNVGGALYYTTMQTLTKQDTMLKAMFSGRMEVLTDSEGWILIDRCGKHFGTILNYLRDGAVPLPESRREIEELLAEAKYYLVQGLVEECQAALQNKDTYEPFCKVPVITSSKEEQKLIATSNKPAVKLLYNRSNNKYSYTSNSDDNMLKNIELFDKLSLRFNGRVLFIKDVIGDEICCWSFYGQGRKIAEVCCTSIVYATEKKQTKVEFPEARIYEETLNILLYEAQDGRGPDNALLEATGGAAGRSHHLDEDEERERERIERVRRIHIKRPDDRAHLHQ
- the KCTD10 gene encoding BTB/POZ domain-containing adapter for CUL3-mediated RhoA degradation protein 3 isoform X1, producing MEEMSGESVVSSAVPAAATRTTSFKGTSPSSKYVKLNVGGALYYTTMQTLTKQDTMLKAMFSGRMEVLTDSEGWILIDRCGKHFGTILNYLRDGAVPLPESRREIEELLAEAKYYLVQGLVEECQAALQQNKDTYEPFCKVPVITSSKEEQKLIATSNKPAVKLLYNRSNNKYSYTSNSDDNMLKNIELFDKLSLRFNGRVLFIKDVIGDEICCWSFYGQGRKIAEVCCTSIVYATEKKQTKVEFPEARIYEETLNILLYEAQDGRGPDNALLEATGGAAGRSHHLDEDEERERERIERVRRIHIKRPDDRAHLHQ